The Peribacillus sp. FSL P2-0133 genome has a segment encoding these proteins:
- a CDS encoding DHA2 family efflux MFS transporter permease subunit — protein MQKEIAEKNKKILLMVLIAGCFLSTLNQTLLNVAMSNFMEVFHVTAATVQWLSTGFMLVNGILVPITAFLMKRFTTRQLFISSMFFLFMGTVLCACAMNFSILLTGRMIQAIGAGIIMPLMMTVILYLYPSEKRGSIMGTIGFAIIFAPAIAPTISGFIIEYVSWRWLFIGLTPLVLIVIILAIKYLMNVADTTKAKLDIVSVILSMIGFGCILFGFSSAGSKGWTHPVVITTIIIGIIVTTLFCLRQIKSNDPLLNLSVFKYKIFTLTSVINILITMIMYADLILLPIYLQNGRGFTAFESGLLLLPGAVINAFLSPVTGKMYDKYGAKPLFITGLVFIIITMWGAIDLTESTTYMYLMVRTIILRIGLNFISMPLNTAGLNALPRELGSHGSAVNNTIRQLAGAIGTAVIITVYTIQATSHASQLSIENGDISAIQLAKLSSIFSSSDAYVFMLFVSFVALIFACLMPKKVAIQKYESESHN, from the coding sequence ATGCAGAAGGAAATAGCGGAAAAAAATAAAAAAATCTTATTAATGGTCCTGATTGCTGGCTGTTTTTTATCAACATTAAATCAAACACTATTAAATGTAGCAATGAGTAATTTTATGGAGGTATTTCATGTTACGGCCGCAACTGTACAATGGCTATCAACAGGCTTTATGCTCGTAAACGGTATTTTAGTGCCGATTACTGCGTTTTTAATGAAACGTTTTACAACAAGGCAGCTGTTTATTAGCTCGATGTTCTTTTTGTTCATGGGGACTGTGCTATGTGCCTGTGCCATGAACTTTAGCATTCTGTTAACAGGAAGAATGATTCAAGCAATTGGGGCAGGAATTATTATGCCACTAATGATGACGGTTATTTTGTATTTATACCCGAGTGAAAAGCGTGGAAGTATTATGGGAACTATCGGCTTTGCCATAATTTTTGCCCCAGCCATCGCTCCAACAATATCTGGCTTTATCATTGAATATGTATCATGGAGATGGCTATTTATTGGATTAACTCCACTCGTATTAATCGTCATTATTCTTGCTATTAAATATTTAATGAATGTTGCAGACACAACAAAAGCAAAATTAGATATCGTAAGTGTCATTTTATCAATGATTGGCTTTGGTTGTATTTTATTTGGATTTAGTAGTGCAGGAAGCAAAGGATGGACACATCCAGTTGTTATTACAACAATCATCATCGGAATAATCGTTACAACTCTATTCTGTTTACGTCAAATAAAGTCTAACGATCCATTATTAAACTTATCCGTATTTAAGTATAAAATTTTCACTCTTACCTCAGTCATTAACATACTCATTACGATGATTATGTATGCCGATCTAATTCTTTTACCAATTTACTTGCAAAATGGACGAGGTTTTACCGCATTTGAATCAGGTCTACTTCTATTACCTGGAGCCGTGATTAATGCCTTCTTATCACCTGTCACAGGTAAAATGTATGATAAATACGGGGCGAAACCACTCTTTATTACAGGTTTAGTATTTATCATTATTACGATGTGGGGTGCAATTGATTTGACCGAATCCACAACTTATATGTATTTAATGGTTCGTACCATTATTTTACGAATTGGATTAAATTTCATTTCGATGCCTTTAAATACAGCAGGGCTGAATGCTTTACCCAGAGAATTGGGTTCACATGGTTCAGCAGTAAATAATACCATTCGCCAATTAGCAGGTGCTATAGGAACAGCAGTTATCATCACAGTGTATACAATTCAAGCAACTTCGCATGCTTCTCAGTTATCCATTGAAAATGGAGACATTTCAGCTATACAACTAGCGAAATTATCTTCTATCTTCAGCTCAAGTGACGCCTATGTATTTATGTTATTTGTATCTTTTGTAGCATTAATTTTTGCATGTTTAATGCCTAAAAAAGTAGCCATTCAAAAATACGAAAGTGAATCACATAACTAA
- the smpB gene encoding SsrA-binding protein SmpB, protein MPKGSGKQLAQNKKAYHDFFIEQTFEAGIVLKGTEIKAIRAARVNLKDAFAKIENGEIYLHNMHVSPYEQGNQFNHDPLRTRKLLLHKKEISKLIGETKETGYTIVPLKMYLKNGFAKILIGLGKGKKQYDKRDDLKKKEAKRDIERAFRDRQKM, encoded by the coding sequence ATGCCAAAAGGCTCAGGTAAACAACTAGCACAAAATAAAAAAGCTTATCATGATTTTTTTATTGAACAAACGTTTGAAGCGGGAATCGTTTTAAAAGGGACCGAAATCAAAGCAATCCGTGCGGCCCGAGTGAATTTGAAGGATGCCTTTGCTAAAATAGAAAATGGTGAAATTTATCTTCATAATATGCATGTCAGCCCTTATGAGCAGGGAAACCAGTTTAACCATGACCCGTTGCGGACACGGAAGCTTCTTTTGCATAAGAAAGAAATCAGTAAACTGATCGGTGAAACAAAGGAAACAGGTTACACCATCGTCCCGTTGAAAATGTATTTAAAGAATGGCTTTGCCAAAATTTTAATCGGACTTGGAAAAGGGAAGAAACAATATGACAAGCGTGATGACCTTAAGAAGAAGGAAGCGAAGCGTGATATTGAACGTGCTTTCCGTGATCGTCAGAAGATGTAA